From the Ctenopharyngodon idella isolate HZGC_01 chromosome 3, HZGC01, whole genome shotgun sequence genome, one window contains:
- the grna gene encoding granulin a isoform X22 has product MLRLTVGLTLVTLVACLQCPNNEECAAGQSCCQDPTGEFTCCPFHHGECCEDHIHCCPEGMLCNVLDFTCVNATHTLPSVERIPAKQSDFPKSFRMIPSLPASEDDITCPDGSFCPAEFSCLLMASSYGCCPVAQGLVCSDGKHCCPKGHECSADSSSCVKQKEQVETVICGDGKSECPVDTTCCETEDGQWACCPMPKAVCCDDKIHCCPEDSVCDVEGSKCMSSTNQELPMWAKFPARLRAEWEDHKPAEMRAEAKVTTTRQITTAGNQMTTLPGALREHSDVPCNDTKSCPDGSTCCKTKDGGWACCPLPEAVCCDDFIHCCPHGKTCNVAAGSCDDPSGSTPWLEKLPVQSKNVAVKQGSSDVPCNDTSACPDGSTCCKTKDGGWACCPLPEAVCCDDFIHCCPHGKTCNVAAGSCDDPSGSTPWLEKLPVQRKNVAVTQVSSDVPCNDTSACPDGSTCCKTKDGGWACCPLPEAVCCEDFTHCCPHGKICNVAAGTCEDPSCSGVPWVKQVPVQPVISQNVTDKKNSDVPCNDTKSCPDGSTCCKTKDGGWACCPLPEAVCCDDFIHCCPHGKTCNVAAGSCDGPSGSTPWLEKLPVQRKNVAVTQVFSDVPCDDTSACPDGSTCCKTKDGGWACCPLPEAVCCDDFIHCCPHGKTCNVAAGSCDDPSGSTPWLEKLPVQRKNVAVKQGSSDVPCDDTSACPDGSTCCKTKDGGWACCPLPEAVCCDDFIHCCPHGKTCNVAAGSCDGPSGSTPWLEKLPVQRKNVAVTQVSSDVPCDDTSACPDGSTCCKTKDGGWACCPLPEAVCCDDFIHCCPHGKTCNVAAGSCDDPSGSSPWLEKVPARPRAGQRSTKNMNCDSSHICPESNTCCKNIDGDWGCCPLPEAVCCRDRFHCCPHGTTCNLVTLTCNGNTTSVPMSVINSSSDKEEQRQHKKVKEEVGKYIRVPCDAHTSCPDHTTCCLIAKTNKWGCCPLPNAVCCTDGEHCCPAHYKCDVSRVSCIKGDVVIPWYNKIAAQSSLTPNSDLSTNKCDEQSSCSTDSTCCRLTTGEWGCCPLPQAVCCPDQQHCCPRGYKCDLRRHSCIKTTWLYVERVPLAHIGVQKPQPSVSGKDIQCGGGYTCQDGQTCCPTSQTTWGCCPSSMAECCDDMKHCCPAGYKCGTGGICTPAVGFDWNNWDSWRVFFSKKKRATTL; this is encoded by the exons ATGCTGAGACTGACAGTAGGCCTCACTCTGGTGACCCTGGTTGCTTGCTTGCAGTGCCCCAACAACGAAGAGTGTGCGGCAGGCCAGTCATGCTGCCAGGATCCCACTGGAGAGTTCACCTGCTGCCCTTTCCATCAC ggagAGTGTTGTGAGGACCACATACACTGCTGTCCTGAAGGCATGCTATGCAATGTTTTGGACTTCACATGTGTAAACGCCACACATACACTGCCATCGGTGGAGAGGATACCGGCTAAACAGTCAGACTTTCCTAAA TCATTCAGAATGATCCCCTCATTACCTGCAAGTGAAGACGACATCACCTGCCCTGACGGCTCTTTCTGTCCTGCTGAGTTCTCTTGTCTGCTGATGGCTTCATCTTATGGATGTTGTCCAGTAGCACAG GGCCTTGTGTGCTCAGATGGGAAACACTGCTGCCCAAAAGGCCATGAATGCAGTGCAGACAGCAGTTCGTGTGTCAAACAAAAAG AACAAGTTGAGACTGTTATTTGCGGAGATGGGAAGTCAGAGTGTCCTGTGGACACCACGTGTTGTGAGACAGAAGATGGTCAATGGGCGTGCTGCCCCATGCCAAAG GCTGTATGCTGTGATGATAAAATCCACTGTTGCCCAGAGGACAGTGTTTGTGATGTTGAAGGCTCTAAATGCATGTCCTCCACCAATCAGGAGCTGCCCATGTGGGCCAAGTTCCCTGCTCGCCTCAGGGCTGAATGGGAAGATCACAAAC CTGCAGAAATGAGGGCTGAAGCTAAAGTCACTACAACCAGACAAATCACTACTGCTGGAAACCAAATGACTACATTGCCTGGTGCACTCCGAGAGC ACTCTGATGTTCCCTGTAATGACACCAAATCCTGTCCAGATGGAAGCACGTGCTGTAAGACTAAAGATGGAGGATGGGCCTGCTGTCCTCTGCCAGAG GCCGTGTGTTGTGACGACTTCATCCACTGCTGTCCTCATGGCAAGACTTGTAACGTTGCTGCCGGGTCATGTGATGATCCTTCAGGTTCTACACCCTGGCTGGAGAAGCTGCCCGTCCAAAGTAAGAATGTGGCTGTTAAACAAG GGTCTTCAGATGTTCCCTGTAATGACACCTCGGCCTGTCCAGATGGAAGCACGTGCTGTAAGACTAAAGATGGAGGATGGGCCTGCTGTCCTCTGCCAGAG GCCGTGTGTTGTGACGACTTCATCCACTGCTGTCCTCATGGCAAGACTTGTAACGTTGCTGCTGGGTCATGTGATGATCCTTCAGGCTCTACACCCTGGCTGGAGAAGCTGCCCGTCCAACGTAAGAACGTGGCTGTTACACAAG TGTCTTCAGATGTTCCCTGTAATGACACCTCGGCCTGTCCAGATGGAAGCACATGCTGTAAGACTAAAGATGGAGGATGGGCCTGCTGTCCTCTGCCAGAG GCCGTGTGTTGTGAGGACTTCACCCACTGCTGTCCTCATGGTAAGatatgtaatgttgctgctggGACATGTGAAGACCCTTCATGTTCAGGTGTGCCCTGGGTGAAGCAGGTGCCCGTCCAACCAGTCATCAGTCAGAATGTGACTGACAAAAAAA acTCTGATGTTCCCTGTAATGACACCAAATCCTGTCCAGATGGAAGCACGTGCTGTAAGACTAAAGATGGAGGATGGGCCTGCTGTCCTCTGCCAGAG GCCGTGTGTTGTGACGACTTCATCCACTGCTGTCCTCATGGCAAGACTTGTAACGTTGCTGCCGGGTCATGTGATGGTCCTTCAGGCTCTACACCCTGGCTGGAGAAGCTGCCCGTCCAACGTAAGAATGTGGCTGTTACACAAG TGTTTTCAGATGTTCCCTGTGATGACACCTCGGCCTGTCCAGATGGAAGCACGTGCTGTAAGACTAAAGATGGAGGATGGGCCTGCTGTCCTCTGCCAGAG GCCGTGTGTTGTGACGACTTCATCCACTGCTGTCCTCATGGCAAGACTTGTAACGTTGCTGCCGGGTCATGTGATGATCCTTCAGGCTCTACACCCTGGCTGGAGAAGCTGCCTGTCCAACGTAAGAATGTGGCTGTTAAACAAG GGTCTTCAGATGTTCCCTGTGATGACACCTCGGCCTGTCCAGATGGAAGCACGTGCTGTAAGACTAAAGATGGAGGATGGGCCTGCTGTCCTCTGCCAGAG GCCGTGTGTTGTGACGACTTCATCCACTGCTGTCCTCATGGCAAGACTTGTAACGTTGCTGCCGGGTCATGTGATGGTCCTTCAGGCTCTACACCCTGGCTGGAGAAGCTGCCCGTCCAACGTAAGAATGTGGCTGTTACACAAG TGTCTTCAGATGTTCCCTGTGATGACACCTCGGCCTGTCCAGATGGAAGCACGTGCTGTAAGACTAAAGATGGAGGATGGGCCTGCTGTCCTCTGCCAGAG GCCGTGTGTTGTGACGACTTCATCCACTGCTGTCCTCATGGCAAGACTTGTAACGTTGCTGCCGGGTCATGTGATGATCCTTCAGGCTCTTCGCCCTGGCTGGAGAAGGTGCCTGCTCGCCCTAGAGCAGGTCAAAGGTCAACTAAGAACATGAATTGCGACTCTAGTCACATTTGTCCTGAATCCAACACTTGCTGTAAGAACATCGACGGAGACTGGGGCTGCTGTCCTTTGCCTGAG GCTGTGTGTTGTAGGGATAGATTCCACTGCTGTCCGCACGGCACCACTTGCAACCTTGTAACACTCACCTGTAATGGCAACACCACCTCTGTACCTATGTCAGTCATAAACTCATCCTCAGATAAGGAGGAACAGAGACAGCACAAGAAAGTGAAAGAGGAAGTGGGGAAGTATATCAGGGTTCCATGTGATGCACATACTTCCTGCCCAGATCACACCACTTGCTGTCTTATTGCAAAAACCAACAAATGGGGTTGTTGCCCTCTGCCTAAT GCAGTATGTTGCACAGATGGGGAACACTGTTGTCCGGCTCACTATAAGTGCGATGTGAGCCGTGTGTCTTGCATCAAGGGAGATGTGGTGATCCCCTGGTACAATAAAATTGCTGCTCAAAGTTCACTAACTCCAAACTCGGATCTCAGCACCAATAAGTGCGATGAACAGTCGAGTTGCTCCACAGATTCGACCTGCTGCCGTCTAACCACAGGAGAATGGGGCTGCTGCCCTCTTCCTCAG GCTGTTTGCTGCCCAGACCAGCAGCACTGTTGTCCCAGAGGATACAAGTGTGACTTGCGTAGACACTCCTGCATAAAGACCACCTGGCTGTACGTAGAAAGAGTCCCACTTGCCCACATTGGTGTCCAAAAGCCACAGCCAAGTGTCTCAGGAAAGGACATTCAGTGTGGTGGTGGATATACTTGCCAAGATGGCCAGACCTGTTGTCCAACCTCCCAGACCACTTGGGGCTGTTGCCCGTCTTCTATG GCGGAGTGCTGTGATGATATGAAACACTGCTGCCCTGCTGGATACAAATGTGGCACGGGTGGAATTTGTACTCCAGCTGTAGGCTTTGACTGGAACAACTGGGACAGCTGGAGGGTGTTCTTCTCCAAAAAGAAACGAGCTACAACTCTATAA
- the grna gene encoding granulin a isoform X16: protein MLRLTVGLTLVTLVACLQCPNNEECAAGQSCCQDPTGEFTCCPFHHGECCEDHIHCCPEGMLCNVLDFTCVNATHTLPSVERIPAKQSDFPKSFRMIPSLPASEDDITCPDGSFCPAEFSCLLMASSYGCCPVAQGLVCSDGKHCCPKGHECSADSSSCVKQKEQVETVICGDGKSECPVDTTCCETEDGQWACCPMPKAVCCDDKIHCCPEDSVCDVEGSKCMSSTNQELPMWAKFPARLRAEWEDHKPAEMRAEAKVTTTRQITTAGNQMTTLPGALREHSDVPCNDTKSCPDGSTCCKTKDGGWACCPLPEAVCCDDFIHCCPHGKTCNVAAGSCDDPSGSTPWLEKLPVQSKNVAVKQGSSDVPCNDTSACPDGSTCCKTKDGGWACCPLPEAVCCDDFIHCCPHGKTCNVAAGSCDDPSGSTPWLEKLPVQRKNVAVTQVSSDVPCNDTSACPDGSTCCKTKDGGWACCPLPEAVCCDDFIHCCPHGKTCNVAAGSCDGPSGSTPWLEKLPVQRKNVAVTQVFSDVPCDDTSACPDGSTCCKTKDGGWACCPLPEAVCCDDFIHCCPHGKTCNVAAGSCDDPSGSTPWLEKLPVQRKNVAVKQGSSDVPCDDTSACPDGSTCCKTKDGGWACCPLPEAVCCDDFIHCCPHGKTCNVAAGSCDGPSGSTPWLEKLPVQRKNVAVTQGSSDVPCDDTSACPDGSTCCKTKDGGWACCPLPEAVCCDDFIHCCPHGKTCNVAAGSCDDPSGSTPWLEKLPVQRKNVAVKQGSSDVPCDDTSACPDGSTCCKTKDGGWACCPLPEAVCCDDFIHCCPHGKTCNVAAGSCDGPSGSTPWLEKLPVQRKNVAVTQVSSDVPCDDTSACPDGSTCCKTKDGGWACCPLPEAVCCDDFIHCCPHGKTCNVAAGSCDDPSGSSPWLEKVPARPRAGQRSTKNMNCDSSHICPESNTCCKNIDGDWGCCPLPEAVCCRDRFHCCPHGTTCNLVTLTCNGNTTSVPMSVINSSSDKEEQRQHKKVKEEVGKYIRVPCDAHTSCPDHTTCCLIAKTNKWGCCPLPNAVCCTDGEHCCPAHYKCDVSRVSCIKGDVVIPWYNKIAAQSSLTPNSDLSTNKCDEQSSCSTDSTCCRLTTGEWGCCPLPQAVCCPDQQHCCPRGYKCDLRRHSCIKTTWLYVERVPLAHIGVQKPQPSVSGKDIQCGGGYTCQDGQTCCPTSQTTWGCCPSSMAECCDDMKHCCPAGYKCGTGGICTPAVGFDWNNWDSWRVFFSKKKRATTL, encoded by the exons ATGCTGAGACTGACAGTAGGCCTCACTCTGGTGACCCTGGTTGCTTGCTTGCAGTGCCCCAACAACGAAGAGTGTGCGGCAGGCCAGTCATGCTGCCAGGATCCCACTGGAGAGTTCACCTGCTGCCCTTTCCATCAC ggagAGTGTTGTGAGGACCACATACACTGCTGTCCTGAAGGCATGCTATGCAATGTTTTGGACTTCACATGTGTAAACGCCACACATACACTGCCATCGGTGGAGAGGATACCGGCTAAACAGTCAGACTTTCCTAAA TCATTCAGAATGATCCCCTCATTACCTGCAAGTGAAGACGACATCACCTGCCCTGACGGCTCTTTCTGTCCTGCTGAGTTCTCTTGTCTGCTGATGGCTTCATCTTATGGATGTTGTCCAGTAGCACAG GGCCTTGTGTGCTCAGATGGGAAACACTGCTGCCCAAAAGGCCATGAATGCAGTGCAGACAGCAGTTCGTGTGTCAAACAAAAAG AACAAGTTGAGACTGTTATTTGCGGAGATGGGAAGTCAGAGTGTCCTGTGGACACCACGTGTTGTGAGACAGAAGATGGTCAATGGGCGTGCTGCCCCATGCCAAAG GCTGTATGCTGTGATGATAAAATCCACTGTTGCCCAGAGGACAGTGTTTGTGATGTTGAAGGCTCTAAATGCATGTCCTCCACCAATCAGGAGCTGCCCATGTGGGCCAAGTTCCCTGCTCGCCTCAGGGCTGAATGGGAAGATCACAAAC CTGCAGAAATGAGGGCTGAAGCTAAAGTCACTACAACCAGACAAATCACTACTGCTGGAAACCAAATGACTACATTGCCTGGTGCACTCCGAGAGC ACTCTGATGTTCCCTGTAATGACACCAAATCCTGTCCAGATGGAAGCACGTGCTGTAAGACTAAAGATGGAGGATGGGCCTGCTGTCCTCTGCCAGAG GCCGTGTGTTGTGACGACTTCATCCACTGCTGTCCTCATGGCAAGACTTGTAACGTTGCTGCCGGGTCATGTGATGATCCTTCAGGTTCTACACCCTGGCTGGAGAAGCTGCCCGTCCAAAGTAAGAATGTGGCTGTTAAACAAG GGTCTTCAGATGTTCCCTGTAATGACACCTCGGCCTGTCCAGATGGAAGCACGTGCTGTAAGACTAAAGATGGAGGATGGGCCTGCTGTCCTCTGCCAGAG GCCGTGTGTTGTGACGACTTCATCCACTGCTGTCCTCATGGCAAGACTTGTAACGTTGCTGCTGGGTCATGTGATGATCCTTCAGGCTCTACACCCTGGCTGGAGAAGCTGCCCGTCCAACGTAAGAACGTGGCTGTTACACAAG TGTCTTCAGATGTTCCCTGTAATGACACCTCGGCCTGTCCAGATGGAAGCACATGCTGTAAGACTAAAGATGGAGGATGGGCCTGCTGTCCTCTGCCAGAG GCCGTGTGTTGTGACGACTTCATCCACTGCTGTCCTCATGGCAAGACTTGTAACGTTGCTGCCGGGTCATGTGATGGTCCTTCAGGCTCTACACCCTGGCTGGAGAAGCTGCCCGTCCAACGTAAGAATGTGGCTGTTACACAAG TGTTTTCAGATGTTCCCTGTGATGACACCTCGGCCTGTCCAGATGGAAGCACGTGCTGTAAGACTAAAGATGGAGGATGGGCCTGCTGTCCTCTGCCAGAG GCCGTGTGTTGTGACGACTTCATCCACTGCTGTCCTCATGGCAAGACTTGTAACGTTGCTGCCGGGTCATGTGATGATCCTTCAGGCTCTACACCCTGGCTGGAGAAGCTGCCTGTCCAACGTAAGAATGTGGCTGTTAAACAAG GGTCTTCAGATGTTCCCTGTGATGACACCTCGGCCTGTCCAGATGGAAGCACGTGCTGTAAGACTAAAGATGGAGGATGGGCCTGCTGTCCTCTGCCAGAG GCCGTGTGTTGTGACGACTTCATCCACTGCTGTCCTCATGGCAAGACTTGTAACGTTGCTGCCGGGTCATGTGATGGTCCTTCAGGCTCTACACCCTGGCTGGAGAAGCTGCCCGTCCAACGTAAGAATGTGGCTGTTACACAAG GGTCTTCAGATGTTCCCTGTGATGACACCTCGGCCTGTCCAGATGGAAGCACGTGCTGTAAGACTAAAGATGGAGGATGGGCCTGCTGTCCTCTGCCAGAG GCCGTGTGTTGTGACGACTTCATCCACTGCTGTCCTCATGGCAAGACTTGTAACGTTGCTGCCGGGTCATGTGATGATCCTTCAGGCTCTACACCCTGGCTGGAGAAGCTGCCTGTCCAACGTAAGAATGTGGCTGTTAAACAAG GGTCTTCAGATGTTCCCTGTGATGACACCTCGGCCTGTCCAGATGGAAGCACGTGCTGTAAGACTAAAGATGGAGGATGGGCCTGCTGTCCTCTGCCAGAG GCCGTGTGTTGTGACGACTTCATCCACTGCTGTCCTCATGGCAAGACTTGTAACGTTGCTGCCGGGTCATGTGATGGTCCTTCAGGCTCTACACCCTGGCTGGAGAAGCTGCCCGTCCAACGTAAGAATGTGGCTGTTACACAAG TGTCTTCAGATGTTCCCTGTGATGACACCTCGGCCTGTCCAGATGGAAGCACGTGCTGTAAGACTAAAGATGGAGGATGGGCCTGCTGTCCTCTGCCAGAG GCCGTGTGTTGTGACGACTTCATCCACTGCTGTCCTCATGGCAAGACTTGTAACGTTGCTGCCGGGTCATGTGATGATCCTTCAGGCTCTTCGCCCTGGCTGGAGAAGGTGCCTGCTCGCCCTAGAGCAGGTCAAAGGTCAACTAAGAACATGAATTGCGACTCTAGTCACATTTGTCCTGAATCCAACACTTGCTGTAAGAACATCGACGGAGACTGGGGCTGCTGTCCTTTGCCTGAG GCTGTGTGTTGTAGGGATAGATTCCACTGCTGTCCGCACGGCACCACTTGCAACCTTGTAACACTCACCTGTAATGGCAACACCACCTCTGTACCTATGTCAGTCATAAACTCATCCTCAGATAAGGAGGAACAGAGACAGCACAAGAAAGTGAAAGAGGAAGTGGGGAAGTATATCAGGGTTCCATGTGATGCACATACTTCCTGCCCAGATCACACCACTTGCTGTCTTATTGCAAAAACCAACAAATGGGGTTGTTGCCCTCTGCCTAAT GCAGTATGTTGCACAGATGGGGAACACTGTTGTCCGGCTCACTATAAGTGCGATGTGAGCCGTGTGTCTTGCATCAAGGGAGATGTGGTGATCCCCTGGTACAATAAAATTGCTGCTCAAAGTTCACTAACTCCAAACTCGGATCTCAGCACCAATAAGTGCGATGAACAGTCGAGTTGCTCCACAGATTCGACCTGCTGCCGTCTAACCACAGGAGAATGGGGCTGCTGCCCTCTTCCTCAG GCTGTTTGCTGCCCAGACCAGCAGCACTGTTGTCCCAGAGGATACAAGTGTGACTTGCGTAGACACTCCTGCATAAAGACCACCTGGCTGTACGTAGAAAGAGTCCCACTTGCCCACATTGGTGTCCAAAAGCCACAGCCAAGTGTCTCAGGAAAGGACATTCAGTGTGGTGGTGGATATACTTGCCAAGATGGCCAGACCTGTTGTCCAACCTCCCAGACCACTTGGGGCTGTTGCCCGTCTTCTATG GCGGAGTGCTGTGATGATATGAAACACTGCTGCCCTGCTGGATACAAATGTGGCACGGGTGGAATTTGTACTCCAGCTGTAGGCTTTGACTGGAACAACTGGGACAGCTGGAGGGTGTTCTTCTCCAAAAAGAAACGAGCTACAACTCTATAA
- the grna gene encoding granulin a isoform X19 produces MLRLTVGLTLVTLVACLQCPNNEECAAGQSCCQDPTGEFTCCPFHHGECCEDHIHCCPEGMLCNVLDFTCVNATHTLPSVERIPAKQSDFPKSFRMIPSLPASEDDITCPDGSFCPAEFSCLLMASSYGCCPVAQGLVCSDGKHCCPKGHECSADSSSCVKQKEQVETVICGDGKSECPVDTTCCETEDGQWACCPMPKAVCCDDKIHCCPEDSVCDVEGSKCMSSTNQELPMWAKFPARLRAEWEDHKPAEMRAEAKVTTTRQITTAGNQMTTLPGALREHSDVPCNDTKSCPDGSTCCKTKDGGWACCPLPEAVCCDDFIHCCPHGKTCNVAAGSCDDPSGSTPWLEKLPVQSKNVAVKQGSSDVPCNDTSACPDGSTCCKTKDGGWACCPLPEAVCCDDFIHCCPHGKTCNVAAGSCDDPSGSTPWLEKLPVQRKNVAVTQVSSDVPCNDTSACPDGSTCCKTKDGGWACCPLPEAVCCEDFTHCCPHGKICNVAAGTCEDPSCSGVPWVKQVPVQPVISQNVTDKKNGSTCCKTKDGGWACCPLPEAVCCDDFIHCCPHGKTCNVAAGSCDDPSGSTPWLEKLPVQRKNVAVKQGSSDVPCDDTSACPDGSTCCKTKDGGWACCPLPEAVCCDDFIHCCPHGKTCNVAAGSCDGPSGSTPWLEKLPVQRKNVAVTQGSSDVPCDDTSACPDGSTCCKTKDGGWACCPLPEAVCCDDFIHCCPHGKTCNVAAGSCDDPSGSTPWLEKLPVQRKNVAVKQGSSDVPCDDTSACPDGSTCCKTKDGGWACCPLPEAVCCDDFIHCCPHGKTCNVAAGSCDGPSGSTPWLEKLPVQRKNVAVTQVSSDVPCDDTSACPDGSTCCKTKDGGWACCPLPEAVCCDDFIHCCPHGKTCNVAAGSCDDPSGSSPWLEKVPARPRAGQRSTKNMNCDSSHICPESNTCCKNIDGDWGCCPLPEAVCCRDRFHCCPHGTTCNLVTLTCNGNTTSVPMSVINSSSDKEEQRQHKKVKEEVGKYIRVPCDAHTSCPDHTTCCLIAKTNKWGCCPLPNAVCCTDGEHCCPAHYKCDVSRVSCIKGDVVIPWYNKIAAQSSLTPNSDLSTNKCDEQSSCSTDSTCCRLTTGEWGCCPLPQAVCCPDQQHCCPRGYKCDLRRHSCIKTTWLYVERVPLAHIGVQKPQPSVSGKDIQCGGGYTCQDGQTCCPTSQTTWGCCPSSMAECCDDMKHCCPAGYKCGTGGICTPAVGFDWNNWDSWRVFFSKKKRATTL; encoded by the exons ATGCTGAGACTGACAGTAGGCCTCACTCTGGTGACCCTGGTTGCTTGCTTGCAGTGCCCCAACAACGAAGAGTGTGCGGCAGGCCAGTCATGCTGCCAGGATCCCACTGGAGAGTTCACCTGCTGCCCTTTCCATCAC ggagAGTGTTGTGAGGACCACATACACTGCTGTCCTGAAGGCATGCTATGCAATGTTTTGGACTTCACATGTGTAAACGCCACACATACACTGCCATCGGTGGAGAGGATACCGGCTAAACAGTCAGACTTTCCTAAA TCATTCAGAATGATCCCCTCATTACCTGCAAGTGAAGACGACATCACCTGCCCTGACGGCTCTTTCTGTCCTGCTGAGTTCTCTTGTCTGCTGATGGCTTCATCTTATGGATGTTGTCCAGTAGCACAG GGCCTTGTGTGCTCAGATGGGAAACACTGCTGCCCAAAAGGCCATGAATGCAGTGCAGACAGCAGTTCGTGTGTCAAACAAAAAG AACAAGTTGAGACTGTTATTTGCGGAGATGGGAAGTCAGAGTGTCCTGTGGACACCACGTGTTGTGAGACAGAAGATGGTCAATGGGCGTGCTGCCCCATGCCAAAG GCTGTATGCTGTGATGATAAAATCCACTGTTGCCCAGAGGACAGTGTTTGTGATGTTGAAGGCTCTAAATGCATGTCCTCCACCAATCAGGAGCTGCCCATGTGGGCCAAGTTCCCTGCTCGCCTCAGGGCTGAATGGGAAGATCACAAAC CTGCAGAAATGAGGGCTGAAGCTAAAGTCACTACAACCAGACAAATCACTACTGCTGGAAACCAAATGACTACATTGCCTGGTGCACTCCGAGAGC ACTCTGATGTTCCCTGTAATGACACCAAATCCTGTCCAGATGGAAGCACGTGCTGTAAGACTAAAGATGGAGGATGGGCCTGCTGTCCTCTGCCAGAG GCCGTGTGTTGTGACGACTTCATCCACTGCTGTCCTCATGGCAAGACTTGTAACGTTGCTGCCGGGTCATGTGATGATCCTTCAGGTTCTACACCCTGGCTGGAGAAGCTGCCCGTCCAAAGTAAGAATGTGGCTGTTAAACAAG GGTCTTCAGATGTTCCCTGTAATGACACCTCGGCCTGTCCAGATGGAAGCACGTGCTGTAAGACTAAAGATGGAGGATGGGCCTGCTGTCCTCTGCCAGAG GCCGTGTGTTGTGACGACTTCATCCACTGCTGTCCTCATGGCAAGACTTGTAACGTTGCTGCTGGGTCATGTGATGATCCTTCAGGCTCTACACCCTGGCTGGAGAAGCTGCCCGTCCAACGTAAGAACGTGGCTGTTACACAAG TGTCTTCAGATGTTCCCTGTAATGACACCTCGGCCTGTCCAGATGGAAGCACATGCTGTAAGACTAAAGATGGAGGATGGGCCTGCTGTCCTCTGCCAGAG GCCGTGTGTTGTGAGGACTTCACCCACTGCTGTCCTCATGGTAAGatatgtaatgttgctgctggGACATGTGAAGACCCTTCATGTTCAGGTGTGCCCTGGGTGAAGCAGGTGCCCGTCCAACCAGTCATCAGTCAGAATGTGACTGACAAAAAAA ATGGAAGCACGTGCTGTAAGACTAAAGATGGAGGATGGGCCTGCTGTCCTCTGCCAGAG GCCGTGTGTTGTGACGACTTCATCCACTGCTGTCCTCATGGCAAGACTTGTAACGTTGCTGCCGGGTCATGTGATGATCCTTCAGGCTCTACACCCTGGCTGGAGAAGCTGCCTGTCCAACGTAAGAATGTGGCTGTTAAACAAG GGTCTTCAGATGTTCCCTGTGATGACACCTCGGCCTGTCCAGATGGAAGCACGTGCTGTAAGACTAAAGATGGAGGATGGGCCTGCTGTCCTCTGCCAGAG GCCGTGTGTTGTGACGACTTCATCCACTGCTGTCCTCATGGCAAGACTTGTAACGTTGCTGCCGGGTCATGTGATGGTCCTTCAGGCTCTACACCCTGGCTGGAGAAGCTGCCCGTCCAACGTAAGAATGTGGCTGTTACACAAG GGTCTTCAGATGTTCCCTGTGATGACACCTCGGCCTGTCCAGATGGAAGCACGTGCTGTAAGACTAAAGATGGAGGATGGGCCTGCTGTCCTCTGCCAGAG GCCGTGTGTTGTGACGACTTCATCCACTGCTGTCCTCATGGCAAGACTTGTAACGTTGCTGCCGGGTCATGTGATGATCCTTCAGGCTCTACACCCTGGCTGGAGAAGCTGCCTGTCCAACGTAAGAATGTGGCTGTTAAACAAG GGTCTTCAGATGTTCCCTGTGATGACACCTCGGCCTGTCCAGATGGAAGCACGTGCTGTAAGACTAAAGATGGAGGATGGGCCTGCTGTCCTCTGCCAGAG GCCGTGTGTTGTGACGACTTCATCCACTGCTGTCCTCATGGCAAGACTTGTAACGTTGCTGCCGGGTCATGTGATGGTCCTTCAGGCTCTACACCCTGGCTGGAGAAGCTGCCCGTCCAACGTAAGAATGTGGCTGTTACACAAG TGTCTTCAGATGTTCCCTGTGATGACACCTCGGCCTGTCCAGATGGAAGCACGTGCTGTAAGACTAAAGATGGAGGATGGGCCTGCTGTCCTCTGCCAGAG GCCGTGTGTTGTGACGACTTCATCCACTGCTGTCCTCATGGCAAGACTTGTAACGTTGCTGCCGGGTCATGTGATGATCCTTCAGGCTCTTCGCCCTGGCTGGAGAAGGTGCCTGCTCGCCCTAGAGCAGGTCAAAGGTCAACTAAGAACATGAATTGCGACTCTAGTCACATTTGTCCTGAATCCAACACTTGCTGTAAGAACATCGACGGAGACTGGGGCTGCTGTCCTTTGCCTGAG GCTGTGTGTTGTAGGGATAGATTCCACTGCTGTCCGCACGGCACCACTTGCAACCTTGTAACACTCACCTGTAATGGCAACACCACCTCTGTACCTATGTCAGTCATAAACTCATCCTCAGATAAGGAGGAACAGAGACAGCACAAGAAAGTGAAAGAGGAAGTGGGGAAGTATATCAGGGTTCCATGTGATGCACATACTTCCTGCCCAGATCACACCACTTGCTGTCTTATTGCAAAAACCAACAAATGGGGTTGTTGCCCTCTGCCTAAT GCAGTATGTTGCACAGATGGGGAACACTGTTGTCCGGCTCACTATAAGTGCGATGTGAGCCGTGTGTCTTGCATCAAGGGAGATGTGGTGATCCCCTGGTACAATAAAATTGCTGCTCAAAGTTCACTAACTCCAAACTCGGATCTCAGCACCAATAAGTGCGATGAACAGTCGAGTTGCTCCACAGATTCGACCTGCTGCCGTCTAACCACAGGAGAATGGGGCTGCTGCCCTCTTCCTCAG GCTGTTTGCTGCCCAGACCAGCAGCACTGTTGTCCCAGAGGATACAAGTGTGACTTGCGTAGACACTCCTGCATAAAGACCACCTGGCTGTACGTAGAAAGAGTCCCACTTGCCCACATTGGTGTCCAAAAGCCACAGCCAAGTGTCTCAGGAAAGGACATTCAGTGTGGTGGTGGATATACTTGCCAAGATGGCCAGACCTGTTGTCCAACCTCCCAGACCACTTGGGGCTGTTGCCCGTCTTCTATG GCGGAGTGCTGTGATGATATGAAACACTGCTGCCCTGCTGGATACAAATGTGGCACGGGTGGAATTTGTACTCCAGCTGTAGGCTTTGACTGGAACAACTGGGACAGCTGGAGGGTGTTCTTCTCCAAAAAGAAACGAGCTACAACTCTATAA